From the Maioricimonas rarisocia genome, one window contains:
- a CDS encoding ABC transporter permease gives MLQYLVRRIGIGLLTLLLITFIIYGLIRSMPGSPLTQELARLDPSKVMSEEDFQRVQKLYGLDKPWYQAYGVWVANLVQGDLGRSFSRKRPVADLIFERMGPTLLLSITSLLLTYLLSIPMGLYATARSGSSDERVLSTILYMLYSFPSFVAALFLQLFFAVQLGWLPLFGMTGDNYEEMSAAGKAYDLFLHSVMPVTCYTYGSLAYYSRFIRANMQEVIRQDYIRTARAKGLGPVPVLLHHAFRNTLIPLVTLVGLTLPSLLSGSVIIEQIFTWPGMGRLFFESIRERDYPTIMGLTLMFSVLTLAGQLLADILYAVVDPRVRLESK, from the coding sequence ATGCTCCAGTACCTCGTCCGCCGCATTGGAATCGGGCTGCTGACGCTGCTGCTGATCACCTTCATTATCTACGGGCTGATCCGCAGCATGCCGGGCAGCCCGCTGACGCAGGAGCTGGCACGGCTCGATCCCAGCAAGGTGATGAGCGAAGAAGACTTCCAGCGCGTGCAGAAACTGTACGGGCTGGATAAGCCGTGGTATCAGGCGTACGGCGTCTGGGTGGCGAATCTCGTGCAGGGAGACCTGGGACGCTCGTTCTCGCGCAAGCGGCCCGTCGCCGACCTGATCTTCGAGCGCATGGGACCGACGCTGCTGCTGTCGATCACATCGCTGCTGCTGACGTACCTGCTCTCGATTCCGATGGGACTGTATGCCACGGCCCGGTCCGGAAGCAGCGACGAACGGGTCCTCAGCACCATTCTGTACATGCTGTACTCGTTTCCGAGCTTTGTCGCGGCCCTGTTCCTGCAGCTGTTCTTCGCGGTGCAGCTCGGCTGGCTGCCACTGTTCGGAATGACCGGCGACAACTACGAAGAGATGTCGGCGGCCGGCAAGGCGTACGACCTGTTTCTGCACTCCGTGATGCCGGTCACGTGTTACACGTACGGATCGCTGGCGTATTACAGCCGGTTTATCCGGGCCAACATGCAGGAAGTCATCCGGCAGGATTACATCCGGACGGCCCGCGCAAAGGGCCTCGGGCCGGTGCCGGTGCTGCTGCACCACGCCTTCCGCAACACGCTGATTCCCCTGGTGACGCTCGTCGGACTGACGCTCCCGTCGCTGCTGAGCGGCTCGGTGATCATCGAGCAGATCTTTACCTGGCCAGGAATGGGGCGGCTCTTCTTCGAGTCGATTCGCGAGCGGGACTACCCGACCATTATGGGGCTGACGCTGATGTTCTCGGTGCTGACGCTGGCCGGTCAGCTGCTGGCCGACATTCTCTACGCCGTCGTCGACCCGCGGGTCCGTCTCGAATCCAAGTGA
- a CDS encoding ABC transporter permease gives MGNDSGTTQVTKLKKSPGFWHEAWKRFRQRKLGMVALFFVGALALVAIFSPAIAGTKPVVCEYKGEIYFPCMGYFNSRWENPVFQRDGFRRRYVNNLPEKDPDSWAIWPLNFNDPYRRVYDDEWPGRPANPTRDEGEPSSLNWFGTDQTGVDVFAQMVHGTRIALLVGFVSMGIAAAIGIVVGALAGYFGGWVDAVLSRIIEVVMCVPTLVLILALMAIIEQATIWHLMAVIGVTSWTGIARLTRAEFLKLKETDFVAAARSLGVRQPRIIFRYILPNALAPILVPITFGIAAAILVESGLSFLGFGAPPPNPSWGTLLSAGRSNYQMWWLIFFPGVAIFLTVLAYNLIGEGLQESTDPRLRDGGH, from the coding sequence GTGGGTAACGATTCCGGCACAACGCAGGTGACAAAGCTGAAGAAGTCACCCGGCTTCTGGCACGAAGCGTGGAAGCGGTTCCGTCAGCGGAAGCTGGGAATGGTGGCCCTGTTCTTCGTCGGCGCACTGGCCCTGGTCGCCATCTTTTCCCCCGCGATCGCCGGCACCAAACCGGTCGTCTGCGAATACAAGGGGGAGATCTATTTCCCCTGCATGGGGTACTTCAATTCCCGGTGGGAAAACCCGGTCTTTCAGCGAGACGGTTTCCGCCGCCGGTACGTAAACAACCTTCCCGAGAAAGACCCCGACAGCTGGGCCATCTGGCCGCTCAACTTCAACGATCCCTACCGCCGCGTCTACGACGACGAATGGCCCGGTCGACCCGCCAATCCCACGCGCGACGAGGGGGAACCGAGCAGCCTGAACTGGTTCGGCACCGATCAGACCGGTGTCGACGTCTTTGCCCAGATGGTGCATGGCACCCGCATCGCGCTGCTGGTCGGCTTCGTCTCGATGGGCATTGCCGCGGCAATCGGAATTGTCGTCGGTGCACTGGCGGGATATTTCGGCGGGTGGGTGGATGCCGTGCTCAGCCGGATCATCGAAGTGGTGATGTGTGTCCCGACGCTGGTGCTGATCCTGGCGCTGATGGCCATCATCGAGCAGGCAACCATCTGGCATCTGATGGCCGTCATCGGTGTCACGAGCTGGACCGGCATCGCGCGACTGACGCGCGCCGAGTTCCTCAAGCTCAAGGAGACGGACTTCGTCGCCGCCGCACGGTCGCTCGGCGTCCGTCAGCCCCGCATCATCTTCCGTTACATTCTGCCCAACGCCCTGGCGCCGATTCTTGTACCGATCACCTTCGGCATCGCCGCGGCGATCCTGGTCGAGAGCGGCCTGAGCTTTCTCGGCTTCGGTGCTCCGCCACCCAATCCGAGCTGGGGAACGCTGCTGAGTGCCGGCCGCTCGAACTATCAGATGTGGTGGCTCATCTTCTTCCCCGGCGTGGCGATTTTTCTGACAGTGCTCGCCTACAACTTGATCGGCGAAGGCCTGCAGGAATCGACCGATCCGCGGCTGCGGGACGGCGGCCACTGA
- a CDS encoding cation transporter — translation MRSMLSACATLMMLASTATAGDVKVEGVHLCCGACVKGVGKALKDVSGVEGVTCDRDEGSVAFAAESADAAKSAINALAAAGFFGKAKHDGEEVAFPKSGAKEGAKADTVSVSNVHLCCGGCVNAVAKAVKKVDGVSDVTCDRAESSVKVTGSDVSVEAVVEALNGAGFNAKVK, via the coding sequence ATGCGAAGTATGCTCAGTGCGTGTGCAACTCTCATGATGCTTGCCTCGACCGCGACTGCCGGCGACGTGAAAGTCGAGGGCGTTCACCTCTGCTGCGGTGCGTGCGTGAAGGGGGTCGGCAAGGCCCTCAAGGATGTCTCCGGAGTGGAAGGCGTGACGTGCGATCGTGATGAGGGATCTGTGGCATTCGCCGCCGAGTCCGCCGATGCCGCCAAATCAGCGATCAACGCACTTGCCGCGGCCGGCTTCTTCGGCAAGGCGAAGCACGACGGCGAAGAGGTGGCGTTTCCGAAGTCCGGAGCGAAAGAGGGCGCGAAGGCGGACACCGTCAGCGTCTCGAACGTTCACCTGTGCTGCGGCGGCTGCGTGAATGCGGTGGCGAAAGCGGTCAAGAAGGTCGATGGCGTCTCCGACGTCACCTGTGACCGTGCTGAAAGCAGCGTGAAAGTGACGGGTTCCGACGTGAGTGTCGAAGCGGTCGTCGAGGCGCTCAACGGGGCCGGTTTCAACGCAAAGGTGAAGTAG